In Streptomyces sp. NBC_00414, a single window of DNA contains:
- a CDS encoding Lrp/AsnC family transcriptional regulator — MITAIVLIKTSVDRIPEIAESIAALDSVSEVFSVTGTYDLIAMVRVKAHDDLADVIPGMISKIPGVEGTDTHVAFRTYSQHDLEAAFAIGGDN; from the coding sequence GTGATCACCGCGATCGTGCTCATCAAGACCAGCGTGGACCGGATTCCCGAGATCGCCGAGTCGATCGCGGCGCTGGACAGCGTCAGCGAGGTCTTCTCCGTCACGGGGACGTACGACTTGATCGCCATGGTCCGGGTGAAGGCTCATGACGATCTGGCCGACGTCATTCCCGGCATGATCAGCAAGATTCCGGGGGTCGAGGGCACGGACACGCATGTGGCGTTCCGCACGTACTCGCAGCACGACCTGGAGGCCGCGTTCGCCATCGGGGGCGACAACTAG
- a CDS encoding rhomboid family intramembrane serine protease, translating to MLGNWGTSGNRTLRAVRSQPAPVTYGLIALCCAIFVIGPASGLGPAYGTGDELLSAQRAYFERWGVVPVELFQGTLRAAATPATALFVHGSWLHLLGNMLFLYVFGAMAEERMGHFEFALFYVGCGYLALLGYAVAHADSAQTLVGASGAISAVLGAFLYLFPKARVTSLFPFLFFLPLRFPAYVVLPFWVSLQWLAAGRASQGPGVAYLAHLLGFSAGFLYAWVRYGRPARVKSPATATEGENQP from the coding sequence ATGCTCGGCAACTGGGGTACATCCGGCAACAGGACGCTCAGGGCGGTCCGAAGTCAGCCCGCTCCGGTCACCTACGGACTGATCGCCCTGTGCTGCGCGATCTTCGTGATCGGCCCGGCCTCGGGGCTCGGTCCGGCGTACGGCACCGGTGACGAGCTGCTTTCGGCCCAGCGGGCCTATTTCGAGCGGTGGGGCGTGGTGCCCGTCGAGCTGTTCCAGGGCACTCTGCGGGCCGCCGCCACCCCGGCCACCGCGCTGTTCGTGCACGGCAGCTGGCTGCATCTACTGGGGAACATGCTCTTCCTCTACGTCTTCGGGGCGATGGCCGAGGAGAGGATGGGCCACTTCGAGTTCGCCCTCTTCTACGTGGGCTGCGGCTACCTCGCCCTGCTGGGCTACGCGGTCGCCCACGCCGACTCGGCGCAGACCCTCGTGGGCGCCTCGGGGGCGATCTCCGCGGTCCTCGGCGCGTTTCTGTACCTGTTCCCCAAAGCCCGGGTGACCAGTCTCTTTCCGTTCCTCTTCTTCCTCCCGCTGCGGTTTCCCGCCTATGTGGTGCTGCCGTTCTGGGTGTCCCTGCAGTGGCTGGCGGCGGGGCGCGCGTCGCAGGGGCCGGGGGTCGCCTATCTGGCGCACCTGCTGGGCTTCTCCGCCGGCTTCCTCTACGCGTGGGTGCGGTACGGCCGTCCGGCTAGAGTGAAAAGCCCAGCGACGGCCACCGAGGGAGAAAACCAGCCGTGA
- a CDS encoding NYN domain-containing protein, with protein MVETAGGEPDDGDAEVLDRPLPDGVRRRVVQIVSDGFGGLTVAELPTQLRQYARFAPNRRAKFAGTAMAAAMETDPLFRQRIAEKLREAQPELSGALDSASPPPAADPLDVAAAAYVLRPPGWVKLVTAAGEEALRADAERADDESRAELERLREQLAEARGQTRAETERLRTELDAAKKEAESLHRKLRGAFSDVKRGEAALRKLRGEMEAVRGEGQAQVSAAESESRRLKQRLGEVEGSLEATRRAAREGRSVEDMRVRLLLDTVLDAAQGLRRELALPPVSVRPAETVDAVEPGRMTPKDIAARALSENDPAILDQLLALPQAHLVVDGYNVTKTGYPQMPLEKQRLRLLGQLSQLAAQTGAEVTCVFDGAELAAPVLLAPPRGVRVLFSKPGITADELIRQLVRAEPPGRPVIVVSTDREVADGVASAGARPVASVVLLKRLSRG; from the coding sequence ATGGTGGAGACCGCAGGCGGTGAGCCGGACGACGGCGACGCCGAGGTGCTCGACCGTCCGCTGCCCGACGGGGTGCGCCGCAGGGTCGTGCAGATCGTGTCGGACGGGTTCGGCGGGCTGACCGTGGCCGAACTGCCCACTCAGCTGAGGCAGTACGCCCGGTTCGCACCCAATCGCCGTGCCAAGTTCGCCGGTACCGCGATGGCGGCGGCCATGGAGACCGACCCGCTTTTCAGACAGCGCATCGCCGAGAAGCTCAGAGAGGCGCAGCCGGAGCTGTCCGGCGCCCTCGACTCGGCCTCGCCGCCCCCGGCCGCGGACCCGCTGGACGTGGCGGCCGCGGCCTACGTGCTGCGGCCCCCGGGCTGGGTGAAGCTGGTGACCGCGGCCGGCGAGGAGGCCCTGCGGGCGGACGCCGAGCGCGCCGACGACGAGAGCCGCGCGGAGCTGGAGCGGCTGCGCGAGCAGCTCGCCGAGGCCCGTGGGCAGACCCGCGCCGAGACGGAGCGCCTGCGGACCGAACTGGACGCGGCGAAGAAGGAAGCCGAATCGCTTCACCGCAAGCTGCGCGGGGCCTTCAGTGACGTCAAGCGCGGCGAGGCCGCCCTGCGCAAGCTGCGGGGCGAGATGGAGGCCGTGCGCGGCGAGGGACAGGCCCAGGTGTCGGCCGCCGAGAGCGAGAGCCGGCGGCTGAAGCAGCGGCTCGGTGAGGTCGAGGGCTCGCTGGAGGCCACCCGCCGCGCGGCCCGCGAGGGACGCAGCGTCGAGGACATGCGCGTACGGCTGCTCCTCGACACCGTGCTCGACGCGGCGCAGGGGCTGCGGCGCGAACTCGCGCTGCCTCCGGTGTCGGTGCGGCCCGCCGAGACCGTGGACGCGGTCGAACCGGGGCGTATGACCCCGAAGGACATCGCGGCGCGGGCGCTGTCCGAGAACGACCCCGCCATCCTCGACCAACTGCTCGCGCTGCCGCAGGCGCATCTGGTCGTCGACGGCTACAACGTCACGAAGACCGGTTATCCGCAGATGCCGCTGGAGAAGCAGCGGCTGCGGCTCCTCGGTCAGCTCTCGCAGCTCGCCGCGCAGACCGGCGCCGAGGTCACCTGTGTCTTCGACGGGGCCGAGCTGGCCGCCCCGGTACTGCTCGCGCCGCCGCGCGGGGTGCGGGTGCTGTTCTCCAAGCCGGGCATCACCGCGGACGAGTTGATCCGCCAGCTGGTGCGCGCGGAACCGCCGGGACGGCCCGTCATCGTCGTCTCGACCGACCGTGAGGTGGCCGACGGCGTGGCGAGTGCGGGAGCCCGGCCGGTGGCCTCCGTGGTGCTGCTCAAGCGCCTTTCGAGGGGTTGA
- a CDS encoding C40 family peptidase: protein MASHRRPKQPSRTRVTVLTTAAAAAVALSSQAANAAPSEKPSKDEVKAKVDKLYEEVERATDKANGAEEKQEKLEKEIDTLQDQVARGQDDLNTMRDSLGLMASSQYRTGAIDPSVQLFLSSDPDDYLDKASTIDQLSSQQVEALKKVQDKQRVLAQQREEAAGKLKELSDTRKTLGKKKKEVQSKLADAQKLLNSLTAAEKASITAADQRASRDAGDRIDLGNEVAGSNFGAAALAAARTQMGKPYVSGGSGPNSYDCSGLTQWAYGQAGVSITRTTYTQQNDGTKIGRGELKPGDLVFFNSLAHVGLYAGNGVVLHAPKPGAVVRLESMSTIGSFQFGVRV, encoded by the coding sequence GTGGCGTCCCACCGTCGACCGAAGCAGCCGAGCCGCACCCGTGTGACCGTGCTCACCACTGCTGCCGCCGCTGCCGTTGCCCTCAGCTCGCAGGCGGCCAACGCCGCGCCCAGCGAGAAGCCCAGCAAGGACGAGGTCAAGGCCAAGGTCGACAAGCTCTACGAAGAGGTGGAGCGCGCCACCGACAAGGCCAACGGCGCCGAGGAGAAGCAGGAGAAGCTGGAGAAGGAGATCGACACTCTCCAGGACCAGGTCGCCCGCGGCCAGGACGATCTCAACACCATGCGCGACAGCCTCGGCCTGATGGCCAGCTCCCAGTACCGGACGGGCGCGATCGACCCCTCCGTGCAGCTCTTCCTCTCCTCGGACCCGGACGACTACCTCGACAAGGCGTCCACCATCGACCAGCTGAGCTCCCAGCAGGTCGAGGCGCTGAAGAAGGTCCAGGACAAGCAGCGCGTCCTCGCCCAGCAGCGTGAGGAAGCGGCCGGCAAGCTCAAGGAGCTCTCCGACACCCGCAAGACCCTGGGCAAGAAGAAGAAGGAAGTCCAGAGCAAGCTCGCCGACGCGCAGAAGCTGCTCAACAGCCTGACCGCCGCGGAGAAGGCGTCCATCACCGCCGCCGACCAGCGCGCCAGTCGTGACGCCGGCGACCGCATCGATCTCGGCAACGAGGTCGCGGGCTCCAACTTCGGCGCCGCCGCCCTCGCCGCCGCGAGGACCCAGATGGGCAAGCCGTACGTGTCCGGCGGCAGCGGCCCCAACTCGTACGACTGCTCCGGTCTGACGCAGTGGGCGTACGGCCAGGCCGGTGTGTCGATAACCCGGACCACCTACACGCAGCAGAACGACGGTACGAAGATCGGCCGCGGCGAGCTCAAGCCCGGCGACCTCGTCTTCTTCAACAGCCTGGCGCACGTCGGCCTGTACGCGGGCAACGGTGTGGTCCTGCACGCCCCGAAGCCCGGCGCGGTCGTCCGCCTTGAGTCGATGAGCACGATCGGCTCCTTCCAGTTCGGCGTCCGCGTCTGA
- a CDS encoding C40 family peptidase, which yields MGSHRRLVPSGFDRGARGATLCVLTAAAAALGVLPAGAAPQDDRRAEVDRLYEEAEHATESYNKADERADLLHDQVDEAQDGIARHQDRVNTMRDALGSLAGAQYRSGGLDPSLALMFSDDPDEYLDKAAALDRISARQAGELKELQGAMRDLAQEREEATRKLAELDRSRKAVARHKRTVERKLSKARELLNAMPDGDRAAYDRASRSGRTPDLTGAVPSSGRAGAAVAAARSAVGRPYVWGANGPSGFDCSGLTQWSYAQAGVGLPRTSQAQAHAGRQVPLSQAQPGDIVTYRDDASHVGMYVGNGQVIHAPYPGAPVRYDPVGMMPVSAVTRP from the coding sequence GTGGGGTCCCATCGCCGCCTAGTACCGTCCGGCTTCGACCGGGGCGCCCGAGGCGCCACCCTGTGCGTACTGACCGCCGCGGCCGCGGCCCTCGGCGTCCTGCCGGCCGGCGCCGCACCGCAGGACGACAGACGTGCCGAGGTGGACCGGCTGTACGAGGAGGCCGAGCACGCCACCGAGTCGTACAACAAGGCCGACGAACGCGCCGACCTCCTGCACGACCAGGTGGACGAGGCACAGGACGGGATCGCCCGGCACCAGGACCGCGTCAACACCATGCGGGACGCGCTCGGTTCGCTCGCCGGGGCGCAGTACCGCTCCGGCGGCCTCGACCCCTCACTGGCGCTGATGTTCTCCGACGACCCCGACGAGTACCTGGACAAGGCGGCCGCGCTCGACCGGATCAGCGCCCGCCAGGCCGGGGAACTCAAGGAACTCCAGGGAGCCATGCGCGACCTCGCCCAGGAACGCGAGGAGGCGACCCGCAAGCTCGCCGAACTGGACAGGAGCCGCAAGGCCGTCGCCCGGCACAAGCGCACCGTCGAGCGGAAGCTGTCCAAGGCGCGGGAACTGCTCAACGCGATGCCCGACGGCGACCGCGCCGCCTACGACCGGGCCTCCCGCTCCGGCCGGACCCCCGACCTCACCGGAGCCGTCCCGTCCTCGGGACGCGCGGGCGCCGCCGTCGCCGCGGCCCGCTCGGCCGTCGGCCGCCCGTACGTCTGGGGGGCCAACGGGCCCTCCGGCTTCGACTGTTCGGGCCTCACGCAGTGGTCGTACGCGCAGGCCGGTGTCGGACTGCCGCGCACCTCGCAGGCCCAGGCGCACGCCGGGCGGCAGGTGCCGCTCTCCCAGGCGCAGCCGGGTGACATCGTCACCTACCGGGACGACGCCAGCCATGTCGGGATGTACGTGGGCAACGGCCAGGTGATCCACGCGCCCTATCCGGGCGCCCCGGTGCGCTACGACCCGGTGGGCATGATGCCGGTCTCGGCCGTGACGCGCCCCTGA
- a CDS encoding DUF3253 domain-containing protein has translation MTESGAAESGRRAERRLERAILELLERRAPAATICPSDAARAVYEGDDDGWRALMEPARRAARRLVEAGEVEITQGGRAVEPAKARGPIRIRRVR, from the coding sequence GTGACGGAAAGCGGAGCGGCGGAGAGCGGACGGCGGGCGGAGCGGCGCCTGGAGCGAGCCATTCTGGAGCTGTTGGAGCGCCGCGCCCCGGCCGCGACGATCTGCCCCTCCGACGCCGCTCGGGCGGTGTACGAGGGCGACGACGACGGCTGGCGCGCGCTCATGGAACCCGCCCGTCGCGCGGCCCGGCGGCTGGTCGAGGCCGGCGAAGTGGAGATCACCCAGGGCGGACGGGCCGTCGAGCCGGCCAAGGCCCGCGGCCCGATCCGTATCCGCCGCGTCCGCTGA
- a CDS encoding glycosyltransferase 87 family protein codes for MAAARGPRFPYLLLAAWGLTRLLLLLFVFKVFVFPGPDVTSDVTVTYRNWYEVLRTGTFPLDDVTWQYPPAAALAILSPALLPFLAYTQAFFVLAFAADLIAFGLLLYAGLRPGRSARGVWVWVVGVPLLGPTVYSRYDVMVAAVAVAALLAGVRHPRVMGALAAFGALLKVWPLLLLVGTTGRRAWGAAAATAAGIAVVFAALMPGAFAFLTFQRDRGTEVESLGALVFHIARHHGWEGQVLLNYGSVEFLGPYVDVVSTVALMLTGLAFGWLLLWRLCATRFLVHTAADAAFMAVLLFTVTSRVISPQYMVWLVALAAVCLVFRDSRMGLPAGMVLTACFFTVLEFPVYFADVVGSSGLGITLLVIRNGLLVAATVTTGVLLWRDTVSYAAPAPVPSRATPADEESLTP; via the coding sequence ATGGCGGCAGCCAGGGGGCCGAGGTTCCCGTACCTACTGCTGGCGGCCTGGGGCCTGACGAGACTGCTGTTGCTGCTCTTCGTCTTCAAGGTGTTCGTCTTTCCCGGCCCGGACGTCACGAGCGACGTCACGGTGACCTACCGGAACTGGTACGAGGTCCTGCGCACCGGCACCTTCCCGCTGGACGACGTGACCTGGCAGTACCCGCCGGCCGCCGCGCTCGCGATCCTCTCCCCCGCACTGCTGCCGTTCCTCGCCTACACGCAGGCGTTCTTCGTCCTGGCCTTCGCCGCCGACCTGATCGCCTTCGGGCTGCTCCTGTACGCGGGCCTGCGCCCCGGCAGGTCGGCGCGCGGCGTCTGGGTGTGGGTGGTGGGCGTACCCCTGCTCGGCCCGACGGTGTACTCGCGCTACGACGTGATGGTGGCCGCCGTCGCCGTGGCCGCGCTCCTCGCGGGCGTCCGGCACCCGAGGGTGATGGGCGCGCTGGCCGCGTTCGGCGCGCTGCTGAAGGTGTGGCCGCTGCTGCTGCTCGTGGGCACGACCGGGCGCCGGGCCTGGGGCGCGGCGGCGGCGACGGCCGCGGGCATCGCGGTGGTGTTCGCCGCGCTGATGCCGGGCGCGTTCGCGTTCCTGACCTTCCAGCGCGACCGCGGGACCGAGGTCGAGTCGCTCGGCGCGCTGGTCTTCCACATCGCCCGGCACCACGGCTGGGAGGGCCAGGTCCTGCTGAACTACGGCTCGGTGGAATTCCTCGGCCCGTACGTCGACGTGGTGAGCACGGTGGCGCTGATGCTGACCGGGCTCGCCTTCGGCTGGCTGCTCCTGTGGCGGCTGTGCGCGACCCGGTTCCTGGTGCACACGGCCGCCGACGCCGCGTTCATGGCGGTGCTGCTGTTCACCGTCACCAGCCGGGTGATCAGCCCGCAGTACATGGTGTGGCTGGTCGCCCTGGCCGCCGTCTGCCTGGTCTTCCGCGACAGCCGGATGGGCCTGCCCGCGGGGATGGTGCTGACGGCGTGCTTCTTCACCGTCCTGGAGTTCCCCGTGTACTTCGCGGACGTCGTCGGCAGCAGCGGCCTCGGCATCACCCTGCTGGTGATCCGCAACGGCCTGCTGGTCGCCGCGACCGTCACCACCGGCGTCCTCCTGTGGCGCGACACCGTGTCGTACGCGGCTCCGGCCCCGGTGCCCAGCCGGGCGACGCCCGCCGACGAGGAATCACTGACCCCCTGA
- a CDS encoding glycosyltransferase family 4 protein → MHKTLIVTNDFPPRPGGIQAFLHNMALRLDPERLVVYASTWKRGREGAEATAAFDAEQPFVIVRDRTTMLLPTPGVSRRAVGLLREHGCSSVWFGAAAPLGLLAPALRKAGAERLVATTHGHEAGWAQLPAARQLLGRIGESTDVITYLGEYTRSRIAAALTPEAAARMVQLPPGVDEKTFHPGSGGDAVRARLGLTDRPVVVCVSRLVPRKGQDTLILAMPRILASEPDAVLLIVGGGPYEKDLRRLAYETGVADSVRFTGAVPWPELPAHYGAGDVFAMPCRTRRGGLDVEGLGIVYLEASATGLPVVAGDSGGAPDAVLDGETGWVVRGGSAEDAADRIVALLADPELRRRMGQRGREWVEEKWRWDLLAEGLRGLL, encoded by the coding sequence ATGCACAAGACCCTGATCGTGACCAACGACTTTCCGCCGAGACCGGGCGGTATCCAGGCCTTCCTGCACAACATGGCGTTGCGCCTGGATCCCGAACGGCTCGTCGTCTACGCCTCCACGTGGAAGCGGGGCCGGGAGGGAGCCGAGGCCACAGCCGCCTTCGACGCCGAACAGCCCTTCGTCATCGTACGCGACCGAACAACCATGCTGCTGCCCACTCCGGGGGTCTCCCGGCGGGCCGTCGGGCTGCTGCGGGAGCACGGCTGCAGCTCGGTGTGGTTCGGTGCGGCGGCACCGCTCGGGCTGCTCGCGCCGGCGCTGCGGAAGGCGGGCGCGGAGCGGCTCGTGGCCACCACGCACGGCCATGAGGCGGGGTGGGCGCAACTGCCCGCCGCGCGCCAACTCCTGGGCAGGATCGGGGAGTCCACCGATGTGATCACGTATCTCGGTGAGTACACCCGCTCCCGGATCGCTGCCGCGCTGACGCCCGAGGCGGCTGCCCGGATGGTGCAACTTCCGCCCGGCGTGGACGAGAAGACCTTCCATCCCGGGTCGGGCGGGGACGCGGTCCGGGCGCGCCTCGGTCTCACCGACCGGCCGGTGGTGGTCTGCGTCTCGCGTCTCGTCCCGCGCAAGGGGCAGGACACGCTCATCCTCGCGATGCCGCGCATCCTGGCGAGCGAGCCGGACGCCGTGCTGCTGATCGTGGGCGGGGGGCCGTACGAGAAGGATCTGCGCCGGCTCGCGTACGAGACCGGGGTCGCCGACTCCGTGCGGTTCACCGGGGCGGTGCCCTGGCCGGAACTTCCGGCCCACTACGGCGCGGGGGACGTCTTCGCCATGCCGTGCCGTACGCGGCGCGGGGGGCTGGACGTGGAGGGGCTCGGCATCGTCTACCTGGAGGCTTCCGCGACCGGGCTTCCCGTGGTGGCCGGGGACTCCGGGGGTGCGCCGGACGCGGTGCTCGACGGGGAGACCGGCTGGGTGGTCCGCGGGGGCTCCGCCGAGGACGCGGCCGACCGGATCGTCGCGCTGCTCGCGGATCCGGAGCTTCGGCGGCGGATGGGGCAGCGGGGGCGGGAGTGGGTGGAGGAGAAATGGCGCTGGGACCTCCTGGCGGAGGGCCTGCGGGGGTTGTTGTAG
- a CDS encoding lysophospholipid acyltransferase family protein, with protein sequence MKFSIGGPLKLAFRPWVEGLENIPAEGPAILASNHLSFSDSFFLPAVLDRKVTFIAKAEYFTTPGVKGRMTAAFFKGVGQLPVDRSGGRGAGEAAIKSGVDVLQRGELFGIYPEGTRSPDGRLYRGKPGGLARVALATGAPVIPVAMIDTEKIQPPGKVMPKLMRPGIRIGRPLDFSRYSGMEHDRFVLRAVTDEVMYEIMKLSGQEYVDIYATAAKRQIAEAAKAQKQAQKEAQKEAEQARKDAEQARTEARHEADRAGRADKEQTGS encoded by the coding sequence ATGAAGTTTTCCATCGGAGGGCCCCTGAAGCTCGCTTTCAGGCCCTGGGTGGAAGGCCTCGAAAACATTCCCGCCGAGGGTCCGGCCATCCTGGCGAGCAATCACCTGTCGTTCTCGGACTCGTTCTTCCTTCCCGCGGTCCTCGACCGCAAGGTCACCTTCATCGCGAAGGCCGAATACTTCACCACTCCCGGCGTCAAGGGCCGGATGACCGCCGCCTTCTTCAAGGGTGTCGGCCAGCTGCCGGTCGACCGTTCCGGCGGACGCGGCGCGGGCGAGGCGGCGATCAAGAGCGGTGTCGACGTCCTTCAGCGCGGCGAGCTCTTCGGTATCTACCCGGAGGGCACCCGGTCGCCCGACGGCCGCCTCTACCGGGGCAAGCCCGGCGGACTCGCGCGCGTGGCGCTGGCCACCGGGGCGCCCGTCATCCCGGTCGCCATGATCGACACGGAGAAGATCCAGCCGCCGGGCAAGGTGATGCCCAAGCTGATGCGCCCGGGCATCCGGATCGGCAGGCCGCTGGACTTCAGCCGGTACAGCGGCATGGAGCACGACCGTTTCGTGCTGCGCGCGGTGACCGACGAGGTCATGTACGAGATCATGAAGCTCTCCGGACAGGAGTACGTCGACATCTACGCGACGGCCGCCAAGCGGCAGATCGCGGAGGCGGCGAAGGCACAGAAGCAGGCGCAGAAGGAAGCCCAGAAGGAAGCCGAGCAGGCCCGCAAGGACGCCGAACAGGCGCGGACGGAAGCCCGGCACGAGGCGGACCGGGCGGGACGGGCCGACAAGGAGCAGACCGGCTCCTAG
- the macS gene encoding MacS family sensor histidine kinase yields the protein MAKRERVMRMSVEQPLWRALTGYRVLTLFYAIGLFVAKNDEFIRPEVAIGYYVLLSVWTFATLPKVANAQNCTKPFLAADLTVALTGILLTPVADAHDRIVAGGPTLPSIWTAGAVLAFAIKGGWRWAAFASALVGVANVLQRGALSEDTLHNVLLVWVASIAIGYVVEVARASERTLARALEIEAATRERERLARDIHDGVLQVLAMVQRRGSAIGGEAAELGRLAGEQEVALRTLVSGGLVPVSRLSEDEAQGAVVRAVDEPDPQDDSALRDLRPLLAPYASARVTFSEPGTPVPLAAGAARELAAAVGAALDNVRRHVGEDARAWILVEDEPDEVIVSVRDDGPGIPEGRLAQAEGEGRLGVALSIRGRLREIGGTAELISVPGQGTEVELKVPKNVPAHVSQDVPRNVRDPKASKGPEGARGKAEKA from the coding sequence ATGGCCAAGCGCGAGAGAGTCATGAGAATGTCGGTCGAACAGCCGCTGTGGCGTGCGCTCACCGGGTACCGCGTCCTGACGCTGTTCTACGCGATCGGTCTCTTCGTCGCGAAGAACGACGAGTTCATCCGCCCCGAAGTGGCCATCGGCTACTACGTGCTGCTCTCCGTCTGGACCTTCGCGACCCTGCCCAAGGTGGCGAACGCGCAGAACTGCACCAAGCCCTTCCTCGCGGCCGACCTGACCGTCGCCCTCACCGGCATCCTGCTCACCCCGGTCGCGGACGCCCACGACCGGATCGTGGCGGGCGGCCCGACCCTCCCGTCGATATGGACCGCGGGCGCGGTGCTGGCGTTCGCCATCAAGGGCGGCTGGCGCTGGGCGGCCTTCGCCTCGGCGCTCGTCGGCGTCGCCAACGTCCTGCAGCGCGGCGCGCTCAGCGAGGACACCCTCCACAACGTGCTGCTGGTCTGGGTGGCCTCCATCGCCATCGGGTACGTCGTCGAGGTCGCCCGGGCCTCCGAGCGCACCCTGGCCCGCGCCCTGGAGATCGAGGCGGCGACGCGCGAACGGGAGCGGCTCGCCCGTGACATCCACGACGGTGTCCTGCAGGTGCTGGCCATGGTGCAGCGGCGCGGCTCCGCGATCGGCGGGGAGGCCGCCGAACTGGGCCGCCTCGCCGGCGAGCAGGAGGTGGCGCTGCGCACCCTGGTCTCCGGCGGACTCGTACCCGTCTCGCGGCTGTCGGAGGACGAGGCCCAGGGCGCCGTCGTGCGCGCGGTGGACGAACCCGACCCGCAGGACGACTCCGCCCTCCGCGACCTGCGCCCGCTGCTCGCCCCGTACGCGAGCGCGCGGGTGACGTTCTCCGAGCCGGGCACCCCGGTGCCGCTCGCGGCCGGGGCCGCGCGTGAGCTGGCCGCCGCCGTCGGCGCCGCCCTGGACAACGTCCGTCGTCACGTCGGCGAGGACGCCCGGGCGTGGATCCTGGTCGAGGACGAGCCGGACGAGGTGATCGTGTCGGTCCGCGACGACGGCCCCGGCATCCCCGAGGGACGGCTCGCCCAGGCGGAGGGGGAGGGGCGCCTCGGGGTGGCCCTGTCGATCCGCGGACGGCTGCGCGAGATCGGGGGCACGGCCGAGCTGATCTCGGTGCCGGGCCAGGGCACGGAAGTCGAACTGAAGGTACCGAAGAACGTACCGGCGCACGTATCGCAGGACGTACCGAGGAATGTGCGGGACCCGAAGGCCTCGAAGGGGCCCGAAGGCGCGCGGGGGAAGGCGGAGAAGGCATGA
- a CDS encoding response regulator transcription factor: MTERVTEGQDPIRVMVVDDHPMWRDAVARDLAESGFDVVATAGDGEQAVRRAQAVGPDVLVLDLNLPAKPGVQVCKELVGFNPALRVLVLSASGEHADVLEAVKSGATGYLLKSASTEELIDAVRRTAVGDPVFTPGLAGLVLGEYRRLASDPGPATGGDEPRAPQLTDRETEVLRLVAKGLSYKQIAERLVISHRTVQNHVQNTLGKLQLHNRVELVRYAIERGLDDA, from the coding sequence ATGACCGAGCGCGTGACCGAGGGGCAGGACCCGATCAGGGTCATGGTGGTCGACGACCACCCCATGTGGCGCGACGCGGTCGCCCGCGACCTGGCCGAGTCCGGGTTCGACGTGGTCGCGACCGCGGGCGACGGCGAGCAGGCGGTGCGCCGGGCCCAGGCCGTCGGGCCCGACGTCCTCGTGCTGGACCTGAACCTGCCGGCGAAGCCCGGTGTGCAGGTCTGCAAGGAACTCGTCGGCTTCAACCCCGCCCTGCGCGTCCTGGTCCTCTCCGCGAGCGGCGAGCACGCCGACGTCCTGGAGGCGGTCAAGTCGGGCGCCACCGGCTATCTGCTCAAGTCGGCCTCCACGGAGGAGCTGATCGACGCGGTGCGCCGCACGGCCGTCGGCGACCCCGTCTTCACCCCGGGTCTCGCGGGCCTGGTCCTCGGCGAGTACCGCAGACTCGCCTCCGACCCGGGACCCGCCACGGGCGGCGACGAGCCGAGGGCCCCGCAGCTCACCGACCGCGAGACCGAGGTGCTCCGGCTCGTGGCCAAGGGCCTGAGCTACAAGCAGATCGCCGAGCGCCTCGTCATCTCCCACCGCACCGTGCAGAACCACGTCCAGAACACCCTGGGCAAGCTCCAGTTGCACAACCGCGTGGAGCTGGTGCGCTATGCCATAGAGCGGGGCCTCGACGACGCGTAA